In a single window of the Streptomyces sp. CGMCC 4.7035 genome:
- a CDS encoding D-alanyl-D-alanine carboxypeptidase family protein, whose product MSALKKIARRRLPVTTAAVLSLSLAAPATAFADTQSPTASPSATQSPTASPSATPPAVMSTVGGELLGKPGTQVNLGVGAPVLPKDITARSWIVADAESGDVLAAHNAHWRLPPASTLKMLFADTVLPRFPKTEEHKVVPSDLAGIGSGSSMVGIKEGETYTVRDLWLGVFLRSGNDAVHVLSAMNHGIAQTVQDMQAHAEELQALDTHVVSPDGYDAARQVSSAYDLTLFARSGLQKKDFREYCSTVRANFPGETTEKKKGKKTRGSFEIQNTNRLLAGDTDITPYQGIAGVKNGNTTNAGATFTGVAERGGKVLLVTVMNPEKHEHNEVYKETAQLLDWGFAAAGKVTPVGELVPPKGADTETRPTATPSATGAGKQSAKPVAATVRESGSSGMGVAFALAGGLLVLLAGGGFLVNRRWPLPDLVRRRPRP is encoded by the coding sequence GTGTCCGCCCTGAAGAAGATCGCCAGGCGCCGCCTGCCGGTCACCACCGCCGCCGTGTTGTCCCTCTCTCTCGCCGCCCCCGCGACCGCGTTCGCGGACACGCAGAGCCCGACCGCCTCGCCCTCGGCCACGCAGAGCCCGACCGCCTCACCGTCGGCCACGCCCCCGGCCGTGATGTCGACGGTGGGCGGCGAGCTGCTCGGCAAGCCGGGCACCCAGGTGAACCTCGGCGTCGGCGCCCCGGTGCTCCCGAAGGACATCACCGCGCGGTCCTGGATCGTCGCGGACGCCGAGTCCGGTGATGTCCTCGCCGCCCACAACGCGCACTGGCGGCTGCCCCCGGCGAGCACCCTGAAGATGCTGTTCGCCGACACCGTGCTGCCCAGGTTCCCGAAGACCGAGGAGCACAAGGTGGTCCCCTCCGACCTGGCCGGCATAGGGTCCGGCTCCAGCATGGTCGGGATAAAGGAGGGCGAGACCTACACGGTCCGCGACCTGTGGCTCGGCGTCTTCCTTCGCTCCGGCAACGACGCCGTGCACGTGCTGTCCGCGATGAACCACGGCATAGCGCAGACCGTCCAGGACATGCAGGCCCACGCCGAGGAGCTTCAGGCGCTCGACACGCACGTGGTCAGCCCCGACGGGTACGACGCCGCGCGCCAGGTCTCGTCGGCGTACGACCTGACGCTGTTCGCCCGCTCCGGACTCCAGAAGAAGGACTTCCGGGAGTACTGCTCCACGGTCCGGGCGAACTTTCCCGGCGAGACAACGGAGAAGAAGAAGGGCAAGAAGACCCGTGGGTCCTTCGAGATCCAGAACACCAACCGGCTGCTGGCCGGGGACACCGACATCACGCCGTACCAGGGCATCGCGGGTGTGAAGAACGGCAACACCACCAACGCGGGCGCCACCTTCACGGGTGTCGCCGAACGGGGCGGCAAGGTGCTGCTCGTCACGGTCATGAACCCGGAGAAGCACGAGCACAACGAGGTCTACAAGGAGACCGCCCAACTGCTCGACTGGGGCTTCGCCGCGGCCGGCAAGGTGACGCCGGTGGGCGAGCTCGTCCCCCCGAAGGGCGCGGACACGGAAACCCGGCCCACAGCGACCCCGTCCGCCACGGGCGCGGGCAAGCAGTCCGCCAAGCCGGTGGCCGCCACCGTGAGGGAGAGCGGCTCCAGCGGCATGGGCGTGGCATTCGCCCTCGCCGGTGGCCTTCTCGTGCTGCTGGCCGGGGGCGGATTCCTGGTCAACCGCCGCTGGCCGCTGCCTGATCTGGTACGCCGTCGCCCGCGCCCCTGA
- a CDS encoding SCO4848 family membrane protein codes for MKLSRPISWFLLAFGVWSWVIWITFVKNLWKDGSGLAFDDAGDPTAYFWVHLTLAVVSFVLGTVIGIIGLRGLRALRRTP; via the coding sequence ATGAAGCTCAGCCGCCCCATCTCCTGGTTCCTGCTCGCCTTCGGGGTCTGGAGCTGGGTCATCTGGATCACTTTCGTCAAGAATCTGTGGAAGGACGGCAGCGGGCTCGCGTTCGACGACGCGGGGGATCCGACGGCGTACTTCTGGGTGCACCTGACGCTCGCCGTCGTTTCCTTCGTCTTGGGGACCGTCATCGGCATCATCGGGTTGCGCGGACTGCGCGCGCTGCGACGTACGCCATAA
- a CDS encoding metallophosphoesterase has translation MVLFVVVAVLAVVAVLAAFHWYAWRRLVRDTTHGPGPARRTGTVVIVAGPVLMITALVAERAGAPFWLQRVLGWPGFLWMALSIYLLLALVAGEAVRPLVRRLVERRARKQETAPLRAPVPAGTAPTERETEPEPEREPEAESPDSATVSTTPAAPSRRLFVSRVVGGAAAAAAVGTVGYGTYGVLRGPAVKRVTVPLAKLPRSAHGFRIAVVSDIHLGPVLGRGFAQRVVDTINSTQPDLIAVVGDLVDGSVKDLGPAAAPLSQLEARHGSYFVTGNHEYFSGADQWVEEVRRLGLHPLENARTELPAFDLAGVNDLAGESEGEGPDFTKALGDRDTSRAVVLLAHQPVQIHEAVRHHVDLQLSGHTHGGQLWPGNLIAAAANPTLAGLDRYGDTQLYVSRGAGAWGPPTRVGAPSDITVIELASRQA, from the coding sequence ATGGTTCTCTTCGTGGTGGTCGCCGTTCTGGCCGTCGTGGCCGTGCTCGCCGCCTTCCACTGGTACGCGTGGCGCCGGCTGGTCCGTGACACGACCCACGGCCCGGGCCCCGCCCGCCGCACCGGCACCGTGGTGATCGTCGCCGGCCCGGTGCTGATGATCACGGCCCTGGTCGCCGAGCGTGCCGGAGCCCCCTTCTGGCTCCAGCGCGTCCTGGGCTGGCCGGGTTTCCTGTGGATGGCGTTGTCGATCTACCTGCTGCTCGCGCTGGTGGCGGGCGAGGCCGTACGGCCGCTGGTACGACGGCTGGTGGAGCGCCGGGCGCGGAAGCAGGAGACGGCACCGCTGAGGGCGCCGGTACCGGCGGGCACGGCGCCGACGGAACGGGAAACGGAACCGGAGCCGGAGCGAGAGCCGGAGGCCGAGTCGCCGGACTCCGCGACCGTGTCCACCACACCCGCCGCCCCCTCCCGCCGCCTCTTCGTCTCCCGGGTCGTCGGCGGAGCGGCCGCCGCCGCGGCGGTCGGCACGGTGGGTTACGGCACGTACGGCGTGCTGCGCGGCCCCGCCGTGAAACGCGTCACGGTGCCGCTGGCCAAGCTGCCGCGCTCCGCGCACGGTTTCCGCATCGCCGTCGTCAGCGACATCCACCTCGGCCCCGTACTCGGCCGGGGCTTCGCGCAGCGCGTCGTCGACACGATCAACTCGACGCAACCGGACCTGATCGCGGTCGTCGGCGACCTGGTCGACGGCAGCGTGAAGGACCTGGGCCCGGCGGCGGCACCGCTGTCGCAGCTGGAGGCCCGCCACGGCAGCTACTTCGTCACCGGCAACCACGAGTACTTCTCCGGCGCGGACCAGTGGGTCGAGGAGGTCCGCCGGCTCGGTCTGCACCCGCTGGAGAACGCCCGCACGGAGCTGCCCGCCTTCGACCTGGCCGGCGTCAACGACCTGGCGGGCGAGAGCGAGGGCGAGGGCCCCGACTTCACCAAGGCGCTCGGCGACCGCGACACCTCACGCGCCGTCGTCCTCCTGGCCCACCAGCCGGTCCAGATCCACGAGGCGGTCAGGCACCATGTGGACCTCCAGCTCTCCGGCCACACCCACGGCGGCCAGCTCTGGCCCGGCAACCTCATCGCCGCCGCCGCCAACCCGACGCTCGCGGGCCTGGACCGCTACGGCGACACGCAGCTGTACGTGTCACGGGGGGCGGGGGCGTGGGGGCCGCCGACGCGGGTGGGCGCACCGTCGGACATCACGGTGATCGAACTGGCCTCCCGACAGGCCTGA
- a CDS encoding ABC transporter substrate-binding protein, whose translation MRSVRMRILATVLVLAGVGVGGWQLLPADENTDRTITVGTTDAVTSLDPAGAYDAGSWALFSSVFQSLLTFEPDGVEPVPDAAKSCAFVGTDLRTYRCTLREGLTFPGGRTMTAEDVKYSFDRVKRINSDVGPASLLATLRSVDADGLTVTFHLSSPDATFPFKVATGAGAIVDHTKYPENGLRKDNSVDGTGPYVLTSYTKDEKAVLAPNTHYKGDVKGTGKPVLLRYYADPAALEKAWKAESVDVATRQLPPAMLAGLSPSDPNQRVSEADSAEIRSLVLNTAAGSPLRDSRVRQAIASLINREELVDKVYEGTTDALYSLIPAGITGHTTSFFDSYPKPDAKKARALLTAAGVHTPVRFTYGYGKARGSAEQEAAELKRQLEASGLFKVDVKGYEWTDFQKRYASGKLDAWAVGWVADFPDPDNFVTPLVGTGNSMKNGYSNKDVDNLILDSQRYSDRSRTDADFQKIQQTVAVDAPLIPLWQRKEYVVSTEDVGGGQYLSDGTGVFRLWRLNWI comes from the coding sequence ATGCGATCGGTTCGCATGCGGATTCTCGCGACTGTGCTGGTACTGGCGGGCGTGGGAGTGGGTGGTTGGCAGTTGCTGCCAGCCGATGAGAACACCGACCGGACGATCACGGTCGGGACGACGGACGCCGTGACGTCGCTGGATCCGGCCGGGGCGTACGACGCCGGGTCCTGGGCCCTTTTCAGCAGTGTCTTCCAGTCACTGCTGACCTTCGAGCCCGATGGCGTCGAACCCGTGCCGGACGCGGCCAAGAGCTGCGCCTTCGTGGGGACGGACCTGCGGACGTACCGCTGCACCCTCCGTGAGGGCCTCACGTTCCCCGGCGGGCGCACCATGACGGCCGAGGACGTCAAGTACTCCTTCGACCGGGTCAAGCGCATCAACTCGGACGTGGGCCCCGCGTCCCTGCTTGCGACCCTGCGTTCGGTCGACGCCGACGGGCTCACCGTCACCTTCCATCTGTCCTCGCCCGACGCGACGTTCCCGTTCAAGGTGGCCACCGGCGCCGGTGCGATCGTCGACCACACCAAGTACCCGGAGAACGGGCTGCGCAAGGACAACAGTGTCGACGGGACCGGTCCGTATGTCCTGACGTCGTATACGAAGGACGAGAAGGCCGTCCTCGCGCCGAACACGCACTACAAGGGCGACGTCAAGGGCACCGGCAAGCCCGTCCTGCTGCGCTACTACGCCGACCCCGCCGCCCTGGAGAAGGCGTGGAAGGCCGAGTCCGTCGACGTAGCCACCCGCCAGCTGCCGCCGGCCATGCTCGCAGGTCTCTCGCCGAGCGACCCCAACCAGCGGGTCAGCGAGGCCGACAGCGCCGAGATCCGCAGCCTGGTCCTGAACACCGCCGCCGGATCGCCGCTGCGCGACTCCCGGGTCCGTCAGGCCATCGCCTCGCTGATCAACCGTGAGGAGCTGGTCGACAAGGTGTACGAGGGCACCACCGATGCGTTGTACTCGCTCATCCCGGCCGGCATCACCGGGCACACCACGTCGTTCTTCGACTCCTACCCCAAGCCCGACGCCAAGAAGGCCCGCGCCCTGCTCACCGCGGCGGGCGTGCACACCCCGGTCCGCTTCACCTACGGCTACGGGAAGGCCCGCGGCTCCGCCGAGCAGGAGGCCGCGGAGCTGAAGAGGCAGCTGGAGGCGAGCGGGCTGTTCAAGGTGGACGTCAAGGGCTACGAGTGGACCGACTTCCAGAAGCGGTACGCGAGCGGCAAGCTCGACGCGTGGGCCGTCGGCTGGGTCGCCGACTTCCCGGACCCGGACAACTTCGTCACCCCGCTCGTCGGCACCGGCAACAGCATGAAGAACGGCTACAGCAACAAGGACGTCGACAACCTGATCCTGGACAGCCAGCGCTACTCGGACCGCAGCCGCACCGACGCCGACTTCCAGAAGATCCAGCAGACCGTGGCCGTCGACGCCCCGCTGATCCCGCTGTGGCAGCGCAAGGAGTATGTGGTCAGCACCGAGGACGTCGGCGGCGGACAGTATCTGTCGGACGGTACCGGCGTCTTCCGCCTCTGGCGGCTGAACTGGATCTGA